The nucleotide window AATGCTAGCAAGAATCATTATCGTAGAATAGTCACCATTgctcaaatgtttatttttaagtgacgtttcaTCTGCCGCAGCCGTCAGCACAATTTTGTCTGAAAGATCTTTTTATTTATCCTAGGGACATGTTTTTTCACTCCTATATACGGTGGATGGATTGCAGACGTCAAACTAGGGAGATACAACACTGTATTTGGATCCGCCTTACTTTACATAGTTGGAACTATTGCCCTGACACTTACTACTTATGATGAATACCCACCAGGCTACGCTATGagcatttcaagtaaaaaaGGATTCCTTGCGGTCTCACTCATTCTCATCGCGATAGGAACAGGAGGTATCAAGGCAAACGTATCGCCAATGGGGGCCGATCAAGTGGAACATGAAGGGCCGGAAATGGTGCAGAaattttttgattggttctaCTGGTTTATTCAGATAGGAGCAATCCTTGCTTTTACAGTCGTGGCGTACATTCAACaaatcttttcctttttcaacgGCTATCTAATAACGGTAATCTCGATGAATTTAGCAACTATTTTACTGCTTGTTGGGAGGAATTACTACATCATTCCTTCTCCAGAGGGAAGTTATACGGTAGACATAATTAAAATCATTGCCGGTGGCTTGAAGAAAAAACTGTGTGGTGACAAATCTCGTTTTCGAAATCACTGGCTGGATGGTGCTAAGGTCACAAAAGGAGGACATTTCCCCGATAGTAAAGTGGAAGGAGTGAAGTGTGTGGTTCGATTGATACCAATATTTTTGACATTTGTATTTTACTGGGCATTGTTCGGACAGGTAGGTTTTACAAGTAAGAGCGAAAAAAGTTTTCCTTAAGGGCTTAACAAAAGTTCTTAgttccaatattttttttatgaatctCATGTTCAGACTTAAGGTGTCCTTGTTTATCTTACCAcgacaaacaaagaaaataatgcaaactgTTTAAGAAATGATGTTATCATTTCTCCACTCCCCACTAATCCTTACTAAGCAGAATCGGCGTCTGTGTCTTGGTAGCAAGCGCTAAAAAAGGTGAAAGGAGTGAGAACGAGAGAATTCCATTCCCTGcgctttgcttttgtttctgtttttgttttcagactTTGACGGACCCAAGGACTTCTACCAAATTAAAAAGACGAGTCCTGGGATCTTGGCGCTACGCCTCAAAAAAGGGCCAAGTCTAGCGGAGTGTTTTCATTTCCTTTGCATTTTTATGTTTTCAGGGTCTGACTACCTATGTGTTGCAAGGTTCTTACATGAATTTAAAGGtcgctaataattttttgtttcctgtGGCTTCTCTCAACCTTTTTGAAGTCGCAACTTTGCTCCTTCTCATTCCCCTGATGGGCAGAGTTATTTTCCCAATCCTTGCTCGTCTTGGCGTTGAGTTCACCCCTCTGCGCAGAATCGGTGTTGGAATGCTCTTTGCGTGTAGCTCCGTTGCTCTGGCAGGAATTATTGAAATTGAAAGGAAACACATCCTCAAGACCGATGGCGGGATCAATCAGACCGTTATTTATAATTATACAACGATCAATGCTTCTCACATGAGTGTTTTTTGGCAAGTACCACAGTATATTCTACAGGGAACAAGTGAAGTCTTGGTGTCGGTTACAGGTACGCTTTTTCATTTCGATTTTTGCCTAGTTGTTAAATACGTCTTCCGCCAGTTAACACTTTGATTACAAGAGACAAAAAGCCCCAATCGTAACATACACACGTTCGATTTCTACTGGCTGTCAAATACTTTTGTTCGCGAGTAGTGTTACCTTTCACGTTTGCCCGGAGTTTTCTGCTATTTTCCAagatttccaaatttaaaaCTACCGAAGATGTCAAAGGTTACCGAAAATTTCTAATACGAAATCCGAAATTCACTTTGGTCTTCGTTCCCTCAAAGAAATAGTATTTCTATTTTCCACTGCTGATGCGTGACATTGTTGGAATTCTTCATCTTTCCGTTGGAAATACGCTGCAATCTGAAGAGTTTCTGATCAAAATCCGCCATGCCAAATTTTAATAGAAAGCTCCTGAGCCCTAGAACTTCCATCAGATATTACTTGATAGCTGCCACGCTTGATTGCTTTGCAAAAGTGACCCTGCTTCTATGCCTTTCGCAAACAGAATCCTCCCTGATACTGTAAAAGCTTACTAAAACTTTATCAACACCGGAGGAAAATCCTGTCAATGATTAGACTCGAGTACTCCCCAGATCGCCCTGAATACTGAAGGAAATGGGTAGAAAAAAAGTCTAGGAGCTTCAGCAGCCCCTTTTGAGCCAGGCTCAAGTTGCTAAAGTTAAGTAGCTTTCCCAAATGAGACAACGACGTCAACCTTGtgattgtgttttgttttccaggTCTTGAATTCGCTTATTCCCAGTCTCCCCCCGAGCTGCGCGGAGTGGTCATGGGTTTAAACTTGGCAATGATTGGTTTGGGATATTTTTTGGCGTCTGCATTGGCCTCAATTGTAAAGAAAGCATCTGATGGTCATTGGTATCCGAAGAACCTCAACGATGGCACGTTGGAATATTACATGTTCCTACTTGCGGGCTTAATGCTGATGAATACCACAGTGTTTCTAATACTAGCAGTGAGTTATCGCTATGCGGACCACGAGTATCGAGTTCAGGAAAGAAATAGGTTACAGAGTGCGGTGGATGCTTCATATTCTGATAAGGAAGAAGACTAATGAGTGAAAGAATAAGAGCTTTCTATGTTATATTGTAGAGTACTGATATGATATGATTGGTTTGATCAATAGTGACCGCGTGTTAGCCCACAGTGCAGCCGTGTGTCATGTCAGTATCCGGACTTTCAGCACTTTGGATGCCACGTTATTTTCATCAGGCGAAAGAGATAAAAGGGAGCGGTGGTGGGTGTTTGGGAAGTGTTTTGTTCCTTTCCCAACCCCGTAATCAATTTCGCCTTATACTAGTATTATTTAATGACTGTGTAAGCATAGCTGGTGGCCAACTGCTAACTATGGTGTTAGACACCAATAGATCTGGTATCGAGATGTCTATGATTTGTGAAGCTAGAGTGATCTCGTGATACTTGTGGGTGTTCAATTGTGTGACTTAGCGCTTGCGTTACGAATTGAATGTACATAgaagttttttttgtatttctccACTGAAATAAAACATAACCAATTACATAATAACATACAATCTTACAGAGAGAAAAAGGGCAAGAGATAGAGTAACTAATATTATGCCCTAGATGTAAATATATATCTAATTTAATAGCTAAATTTAGTGGAAGTTGTAGAcacatataaaataataaacattcacgcatattaaaaaaaagcgaaaaacacaaacacaaaacaagGTATGAAAAACCAGAGAAGCACAGAATCTTtattaccttgattgaaaaagatcatttgggtgattggaatcctgagaaggactgttgtttgcgactgacgtttcgacccAGAACATTAACAAATTTTGCCTAGAAATGTATAAccttaaaaataattatgttcaCTCTGGTCTCATGAAATAAATGTATCAATTTTGACCAATGCACAAATGTAAAGCAACCTGTTTTGcttaaaacaataactattaccTAACTATTACCGCACTAGGGTAAAATAACTAAAAGCGTGCCACACTTTGCACTCTTCCCTACAAAGTAGTGCTAATTAATTCAACAAAAGAATTATCATAATTTAGCAGCATTTAAAGGTATTTATGTTGTATGTACACGTTTAGTGTTTGTACTTAAGTGCAGTGATTTAAAATCATAGTCATGATTTTGgaaaataagaacctgttttcattttctacGCTAAATAGGTTCTTTTTTATAGGGGGCAcaaatgacaaaatttgaggCTAACAGGTTCTTAGTTTTTGGGTTCTTACTCGCGGGTTTCATCTGTAGTCTTagtaaattgaaaatttaaaaaccctggtgagcaatTTGATAGGTCAATAGATCAattagccgttggtaaatgcgtgatgtgagtGACTTTGAAGACGTGTGTAGAGATagattatgcaaatagatgggttgtaaaatgaataataaacaatgtgttactgtttcctgttgagtatacgtttgtaaggtgcaggAAGAAGTTGAAAACGATTCCGGGCAGTTTGCTGCAAgctagtaaaccagctttcgagtgtaattcgttgacaGCAGGTGGTACTATAGGTcagttaaacacgtagcagagtcccagtcgatagagTGGCTTGTTTTTTTAAAAGTGGTGCTCGGCGatatgttattgttgaggtcactcTTTTcagtagctcgtttgtgttcgtttAGTCGCATGATTAAGTTTCCggcggtctcaccgatataagtggcctggcagtcggagcatttgatcttataaactgctcctggtctgtcttcaggTTCGTCTTCGTCCTTAACATTAGTTAGTAAGCGTTGTAAAGTAAACGTGGGTTTGTGCGCAACTCAgctgttgtaaggtcgtagtatgtGTGCTATAGTTTCGGAGGTCTCTCGTATGTGCAAAAATGCAAAATCCACAACAATAAATTAACCCAGTGCTTTCAGCAACACACTCAGGCAACTTTTAATCATCAGCAATCACGATGATCCGAACAGAAAAATATACAATAACCTTTTGCTGCGAAAAACTACTTAAAATTGCGAGTCCCGTATTGATACCGCTGACCTACATGTATCGACATTACAGTAAGGTAGAGGGTCTCATTGGGGTAGGGGCTTTTTCGGTTAACGGttaattttttagcttttttacgGCTAACGGTTATTTCTTTTCCATTACGGTTAAAAGGAGTTAAAAATTAGTTGCTATTGTTCTAAGAAGTTAAATATTCCATTGTTGCAAATCATACTGAATTTGAGATGAAAAAGTGGCGTTGTGTCTGTACATTCTCAATGAACTATATAACTTTTATGCTTTTACTGCAGTAGAAAAACATAGCGAATAGCAAAATAAGATAGAGTTTCAAATGACCTAAAGGAAAATAAACTAGGAACGACAGTTCAATGTACATCAGTGTAACCTGTGTCATAAGTATATTTAATTGtacgtgtttgtttgtttgtttgtaaatgACAACAATTATATATGAATCATAAAGCTTTAATTAACAGGTCTGTATGGCCTGGCTTACCATTTTGCACACGTCTAAACATCAAACCTATCAGGTATTTTGCAGCATCCAATCACTTAACGTGACTTTACAAGTAGTACATAATCCAGCAAAAACTTGCATTAAAAATGTTATACGACAAGGCGTTTTACAGAATTCGATACAGAAATAAATACAAATTACATATAGAAGATGATAAATAGTTGCAATTGTGATTAAGATGTAAAgtgtaaaaggaaaaaga belongs to Acropora muricata isolate sample 2 chromosome 9, ASM3666990v1, whole genome shotgun sequence and includes:
- the LOC136929412 gene encoding solute carrier family 15 member 4-like → MERQRDESRLLYHDELSQESQHANSNDEDESLPDVNLSRGRSLVIICILFFELFERLTFYGVAANLIFYCEDVLNLTPPLPSIIALAFQGTCFFTPIYGGWIADVKLGRYNTVFGSALLYIVGTIALTLTTYDEYPPGYAMSISSKKGFLAVSLILIAIGTGGIKANVSPMGADQVEHEGPEMVQKFFDWFYWFIQIGAILAFTVVAYIQQIFSFFNGYLITVISMNLATILLLVGRNYYIIPSPEGSYTVDIIKIIAGGLKKKLCGDKSRFRNHWLDGAKVTKGGHFPDSKVEGVKCVVRLIPIFLTFVFYWALFGQGLTTYVLQGSYMNLKVANNFLFPVASLNLFEVATLLLLIPLMGRVIFPILARLGVEFTPLRRIGVGMLFACSSVALAGIIEIERKHILKTDGGINQTVIYNYTTINASHMSVFWQVPQYILQGTSEVLVSVTGLEFAYSQSPPELRGVVMGLNLAMIGLGYFLASALASIVKKASDGHWYPKNLNDGTLEYYMFLLAGLMLMNTTVFLILAVSYRYADHEYRVQERNRLQSAVDASYSDKEED